One region of Mycolicibacterium insubricum genomic DNA includes:
- a CDS encoding VOC family protein: MTAPPLLATDLYHVGIVVADIDSAATRLTEAAGYRWTRPVEATLSVTTVDGDYDVPFKFVYSRQAPHLELVQEVAGTIWTAPPGNATHHLGYWVDNLPATAARLEAAGYRQEARPTGETLSAFAYYLDPAGVRVELVDRALFPDWPGFLAMMSA; this comes from the coding sequence ATGACCGCGCCACCACTGCTCGCCACGGACCTCTACCACGTCGGCATCGTCGTCGCCGATATCGACTCGGCCGCAACACGACTCACCGAGGCGGCCGGCTACCGGTGGACCCGGCCGGTGGAGGCGACGCTGTCGGTCACCACGGTCGACGGCGACTACGACGTGCCGTTCAAATTCGTCTACTCCCGCCAGGCTCCGCACCTGGAACTGGTCCAGGAGGTGGCGGGCACCATCTGGACCGCGCCGCCGGGCAACGCCACCCACCATCTGGGCTACTGGGTCGACAACCTACCCGCAACCGCGGCCCGGCTGGAAGCCGCCGGGTACCGGCAGGAAGCCCGGCCCACCGGCGAAACACTCTCGGCCTTCGCCTACTATCTCGATCCGGCCGGTGTGCGCGTCGAACTCGTCGACCGCGCGCTGTTCCCGGACTGGCCCGGCTTTCTGGCCATGATGTCGGCCTGA
- a CDS encoding LLM class flavin-dependent oxidoreductase — protein MTSAKKRQMSLVAFMQAGSTSVYSGSWRHPANEPGYLDASFYAKIGRQLEEGCFDLMFFDDRLAMPGIYGGTVDEAVRYGARPVKLDLGIVLGVLAHATSKIGLGGTYSTTYYAPFHVARTFGTLDHLSGGRGAWNVVTSINDSEAQNYGVEAILGHDARYDRADEFMEVVTGLWETWEDDAIIADREAGIFADPDKVHELHHKGEYFSSRGPLTVPRTPQGRPVLLQAGSSGRGREFASRWADLIFTGDPGIEVARNHYADQKARIAEAGRDPEQVKICPMAYAVVGETEAQARDREAMLLNDLVHPMASLTLLSELMNYDFAKHNLDDPITDELMEEAQGIKGLVKNLHDHIGGTVTVGDLAAHRATLLQGPRFVGTGTQVADQMTEWFESGACDGFVLAASHFPGAFEDVTRMVVPELQRRGLFRERYEGNTLRDHLGLSRYESAPSAAAAI, from the coding sequence ATGACGAGCGCGAAGAAGCGGCAGATGTCCCTGGTGGCCTTCATGCAGGCCGGAAGCACCTCGGTTTACTCGGGTTCCTGGCGCCACCCCGCCAATGAGCCGGGGTACCTCGACGCGTCCTTCTACGCCAAGATCGGCCGCCAGCTCGAAGAGGGTTGTTTCGACCTGATGTTCTTCGACGACCGCCTGGCCATGCCGGGCATCTATGGCGGGACTGTCGACGAAGCGGTGCGCTACGGCGCGCGCCCGGTCAAGCTCGACCTCGGCATCGTGCTCGGCGTGCTGGCGCACGCAACGTCCAAGATCGGCCTGGGTGGCACCTATTCGACCACCTACTACGCGCCGTTCCACGTCGCCCGGACCTTCGGCACCCTCGACCACCTCTCCGGTGGTCGCGGTGCCTGGAACGTGGTGACCTCCATCAACGACAGTGAAGCCCAGAACTACGGCGTGGAGGCGATTCTCGGCCACGACGCCCGCTATGACCGTGCCGATGAGTTCATGGAGGTCGTCACCGGGCTGTGGGAGACCTGGGAGGACGACGCGATCATCGCCGACCGGGAGGCCGGCATCTTCGCCGACCCGGACAAGGTGCACGAACTGCACCACAAGGGTGAGTACTTCTCCTCCCGCGGGCCGCTGACCGTACCGCGCACCCCGCAGGGCCGACCGGTACTGCTGCAGGCCGGATCCTCGGGTCGCGGACGTGAATTCGCCTCCCGCTGGGCGGATCTCATCTTCACCGGTGATCCGGGAATCGAGGTCGCCCGCAACCACTATGCCGACCAGAAGGCCCGCATCGCCGAGGCCGGCCGCGATCCCGAGCAGGTGAAGATCTGCCCCATGGCCTACGCGGTGGTCGGCGAGACCGAAGCGCAGGCGCGTGACCGTGAGGCCATGCTGCTCAACGACCTCGTGCATCCGATGGCCTCGCTGACGCTGCTCTCGGAGCTGATGAACTACGACTTCGCCAAGCACAACCTCGACGACCCGATCACCGACGAACTGATGGAAGAAGCCCAGGGCATCAAGGGTCTGGTGAAGAACCTGCACGACCACATCGGCGGCACCGTCACCGTCGGCGACCTAGCCGCTCACCGCGCCACCCTGCTGCAGGGCCCGCGCTTCGTCGGCACCGGAACCCAGGTGGCCGACCAGATGACCGAGTGGTTCGAATCGGGTGCCTGCGACGGATTCGTGCTGGCCGCCTCGCACTTCCCGGGTGCGTTCGAGGACGTCACCCGCATGGTGGTGCCGGAATTGCAGCGCCGCGGCCTGTTCCGCGAACGCTACGAGGGCAACACCCTGCGTGACCACCTGGGCCTGAGCCGGTACGAGTCGGCCCCGTCCGCTGCTGCCGCGATCTAG
- a CDS encoding HpcH/HpaI aldolase/citrate lyase family protein, whose amino-acid sequence MTGLLRRSELALPACNDHMFAKGASSGADLVFLDLEDATPVSLKVESRAKAIKALNELDWGHTARAIRINGLDTPWCHDDLIEVVTGAGANLDTVVIPKALTARDVWWVDVMLTQLEEKLGLSKKIRLEVLIEEVEGLANAEEIVRASPRLDAVIFGVGDFSLSQGARVDTNFDPLDPYPGDFWAYARNKVMVAARIAGIDAIDSPYPDYQNLAGYEAEARRSSLYGYTGKWAIHPSQIPIANAVFAPTEQEIALAQRNMAAYREAEAAGRGAVGVEGVLVDAAHVKKAREVLDRAELIKSAAR is encoded by the coding sequence ATGACCGGGCTACTGCGCCGCTCCGAGCTCGCCCTGCCGGCCTGCAATGACCACATGTTCGCCAAGGGAGCATCCAGCGGCGCCGACCTGGTCTTCCTCGATCTCGAAGACGCCACCCCGGTATCGCTGAAGGTGGAATCCCGGGCCAAGGCGATCAAGGCGCTCAACGAGCTGGACTGGGGGCACACCGCCCGCGCCATCCGGATCAACGGACTGGACACGCCGTGGTGCCACGACGATCTGATCGAGGTCGTCACCGGGGCAGGTGCGAACCTGGACACCGTCGTCATCCCCAAGGCGCTCACCGCCCGCGACGTGTGGTGGGTCGACGTCATGCTCACCCAGCTGGAGGAGAAGCTCGGGCTGAGCAAGAAGATCCGGCTCGAGGTGCTCATCGAAGAGGTCGAGGGTCTGGCCAACGCCGAGGAGATCGTGCGGGCCAGTCCCCGGCTGGACGCGGTGATCTTCGGCGTCGGCGATTTCTCGCTGTCGCAGGGCGCGCGGGTGGACACCAACTTCGACCCACTGGACCCGTATCCCGGTGACTTCTGGGCGTACGCGCGCAACAAGGTGATGGTCGCCGCCCGGATCGCCGGGATCGACGCGATCGACTCGCCGTACCCGGACTACCAGAACCTGGCCGGCTACGAGGCCGAGGCGCGACGCTCCTCGCTGTACGGCTACACCGGCAAGTGGGCGATCCACCCGTCGCAGATCCCGATCGCCAACGCCGTGTTCGCGCCCACCGAGCAGGAGATCGCGCTGGCACAGCGCAATATGGCCGCCTACCGCGAGGCCGAAGCCGCGGGCCGCGGCGCGGTAGGCGTCGAGGGTGTGCTGGTCGATGCCGCACACGTGAAGAAGGCCCGCGAGGTGCTCGATCGCGCCGAGCTGATCAAGAGCGCGGCTCGGTAG
- a CDS encoding GntR family transcriptional regulator codes for MSSPVDVSGTVRERAARELRDRILTGTLPAGSRIDLDAITAEFATSRTPVREALLELSFEGLVHIAPRSGITVIGIETADVLDSFTILGVLTGQAAAWATERITAEELAELRRLAAEVEARSGSDSIGEANWRFHQEIHRAAHSPRLAAQVRQAVRVVPFNFLTLFPEHEQHSLDEHRQLLDAIAAGDPERARRIAEQHVLEAGRSLVAWLERRNAEKAETDATS; via the coding sequence ATGTCCAGCCCGGTCGACGTCTCCGGCACCGTCAGGGAACGCGCTGCGCGCGAATTGCGAGACCGCATCCTCACCGGCACCCTGCCCGCGGGCAGCCGCATCGACCTGGACGCCATCACCGCCGAGTTCGCCACCAGCCGTACCCCGGTGCGCGAGGCGCTGCTGGAACTGTCCTTCGAGGGGCTGGTGCACATCGCGCCCCGCAGCGGGATCACCGTGATCGGTATTGAAACCGCCGATGTGCTGGACAGTTTCACCATCCTCGGGGTGCTGACCGGCCAGGCAGCCGCATGGGCCACCGAACGCATCACCGCCGAGGAACTCGCCGAGCTGCGCCGGCTGGCCGCCGAGGTGGAGGCCCGCTCCGGCTCGGACAGCATCGGCGAGGCGAATTGGCGCTTTCACCAGGAGATCCACCGCGCCGCCCACTCCCCCCGGCTGGCGGCTCAGGTCCGCCAGGCCGTACGAGTGGTGCCGTTCAACTTCCTGACCCTGTTCCCCGAGCATGAGCAGCACTCTCTCGACGAGCACCGCCAGCTGCTCGACGCGATAGCAGCCGGCGATCCCGAACGTGCCCGCCGCATCGCCGAGCAGCACGTACTGGAGGCCGGACGGTCCCTGGTCGCCTGGCTGGAACGACGCAACGCCGAGAAAGCCGAGACGGACGCAACCTCATGA
- the egtB gene encoding ergothioneine biosynthesis protein EgtB, with the protein MSTRDALAAGLHRARQRTLTLTDLDDTTLCHQHDPLMSPLVWDLAHIGQQEEFWLLRDGDPTRPGLLAPDVDSLYDAFVHPRSARGELPLLSPEQARNYCATVRTAVLDRLDELPDDDPGFTVAMVISHEHQHDETILAAINLRTGVPLLDSGCALPAGRPGLAGESVVVPAGPFTLGVDQVDEPYSLDNERPAHTVDAPAFRIAVVPVTNGQWRAFIDDGGYRNPQHWSARGWAHREEAGLQRPGFWHSDNTTRTRFGHREEIPDAEPVQHISYFEAQAYAAWAGARLPTEIEWEKACAWDPAAGTRRRYPWGSAEPTPAHANLGGAARRPAPVGSYPAGASAYGVQQLFGDVWEWTSSRFAPWPGFTPMIYRRYSEPFFEGDYRVLRGGSWAVAPDILRPSFRNWDHPHRRQIFAGLRLAWDA; encoded by the coding sequence GTGAGCACCCGCGACGCACTGGCCGCCGGACTGCACCGCGCCCGGCAGCGGACCCTGACGCTGACCGACCTCGACGACACCACCCTGTGCCACCAGCACGATCCGCTGATGAGCCCACTGGTGTGGGACCTGGCGCACATCGGGCAGCAGGAGGAATTCTGGCTGTTGCGCGACGGCGACCCCACCCGGCCCGGACTCCTGGCACCCGACGTCGACAGCCTCTACGACGCCTTCGTACACCCGCGCTCGGCCCGCGGCGAGCTGCCGCTGCTCTCCCCGGAACAGGCACGCAACTACTGCGCGACCGTGCGCACCGCCGTGTTGGACCGACTCGACGAATTGCCGGACGACGATCCGGGCTTCACCGTCGCCATGGTGATTAGCCACGAGCACCAGCACGACGAGACCATACTGGCCGCCATCAACCTGAGAACCGGAGTCCCACTGCTGGATTCGGGGTGCGCACTACCGGCCGGGCGCCCCGGGCTGGCAGGCGAATCGGTAGTGGTGCCGGCCGGGCCGTTCACGCTGGGCGTCGATCAGGTAGACGAGCCGTACTCGCTGGACAACGAACGACCCGCGCACACCGTCGATGCCCCGGCGTTCCGGATCGCGGTGGTACCGGTCACCAACGGCCAGTGGCGTGCCTTCATCGACGACGGCGGCTACCGGAACCCACAGCACTGGTCGGCGCGGGGCTGGGCGCACCGGGAGGAAGCCGGCCTGCAACGCCCCGGATTCTGGCACTCCGACAACACCACCCGGACACGCTTCGGACACCGCGAGGAGATCCCCGACGCTGAACCGGTACAACACATCAGCTACTTCGAGGCGCAGGCCTACGCCGCCTGGGCCGGCGCCCGGCTGCCCACCGAAATCGAGTGGGAGAAGGCGTGTGCCTGGGACCCTGCGGCCGGCACCCGGCGCCGATATCCCTGGGGGAGTGCGGAACCCACCCCGGCCCACGCCAACCTCGGCGGGGCGGCGCGCCGGCCGGCCCCCGTCGGCTCCTATCCGGCCGGCGCCTCGGCTTACGGGGTCCAGCAGTTGTTCGGCGACGTCTGGGAGTGGACCAGCTCGCGGTTTGCCCCGTGGCCGGGATTCACGCCGATGATCTACCGGCGCTACAGCGAGCCGTTCTTCGAGGGTGACTATCGGGTTCTGCGCGGTGGATCCTGGGCGGTGGCCCCCGACATCCTGCGGCCCAGCTTCCGCAACTGGGATCACCCTCACCGACGCCAGATCTTCGCCGGCCTCCGATTGGCCTGGGACGCCTGA
- the rhuM gene encoding RhuM family protein yields the protein MLTCCNLDLIISVGYRVNSKVATQFRIWATERLRDYPVRGYAINEQRRCSSFSGPQRCTHRRCG from the coding sequence GTGCTGACCTGTTGCAACCTCGATCTGATCATCTCCGTCGGCTACCGGGTCAACAGCAAGGTCGCGACCCAGTTCCGCATCTGGGCCACCGAACGCCTGCGGGACTATCCGGTGCGCGGATACGCCATCAACGAGCAGCGGCGCTGTTCGTCATTTTCTGGCCCGCAACGGTGTACTCACCGACGCTGCGGGTAA
- the egtC gene encoding ergothioneine biosynthesis protein EgtC: MCRHLGYLGAPVSVAELMLDPAHGLLHQSYAPRRQTHGLLNADGWGVGFLDGTDVRRWRSAAPLWGDASFASIAPALRSGCVVAAVRSASPGMPIEASATSPFTDGCWLLSHNGAVDRAVLPHTDRAESVCDSALLAALLFARGLDNLAATVVEIGAAAPSARLNILAGDGTRLLATTWGETLSVLNLGTGVVLASEPYDDDPRWRDIPDRHLVEVDAHGVRLMPLERR, translated from the coding sequence ATGTGCCGGCATCTGGGCTATCTGGGCGCACCCGTGTCGGTCGCCGAACTCATGCTGGATCCAGCCCACGGGCTGCTGCACCAGTCCTATGCCCCCCGGCGCCAAACCCACGGCCTGCTCAACGCCGACGGCTGGGGTGTCGGCTTCCTCGACGGCACCGACGTGCGCCGCTGGCGCAGCGCCGCCCCGCTGTGGGGCGACGCCTCGTTCGCCTCGATCGCACCCGCGCTGCGCAGCGGTTGCGTGGTGGCCGCGGTGCGCTCGGCCAGCCCCGGCATGCCGATCGAAGCCAGCGCGACGTCGCCGTTCACCGACGGGTGCTGGCTGCTGTCGCACAACGGCGCCGTCGACCGGGCGGTGCTCCCGCACACCGACCGCGCCGAATCAGTCTGCGACAGTGCACTGTTGGCCGCACTGCTCTTTGCCCGCGGCCTGGACAACCTGGCCGCCACCGTCGTCGAAATCGGCGCCGCCGCCCCCTCGGCCCGGCTGAACATCCTGGCCGGCGACGGCACCCGGCTGCTCGCCACCACCTGGGGTGAGACCCTGTCGGTGCTGAACCTGGGCACCGGGGTGGTGCTGGCCAGCGAACCCTACGACGACGACCCGCGCTGGCGCGATATCCCGGATCGTCACCTGGTCGAGGTGGACGCGCACGGCGTGCGCCTGATGCCGCTGGAACGCCGGTGA
- a CDS encoding proline--tRNA ligase yields the protein MITRMSELFLRTLRDDPADAEVPSHKLLIRAGYVRPIGPGLYSWLPLGLKVLRKIEGIVRAEMNAIGAQEILFPALLPRAPYEQTGRWTEYGDGLFRLQDRRKNDYLLGPTHEELFTLTVKGEYSSYKDFPVVLYQIQAKYRDEARPRAGILRGREFIMKDSYSFDVDDAGLQRAYDAHREAYQKIFDRLGLRYVIVSAVSGAMGGSASEEFLAESEVGEDTFVRCLESGYAANVEAVTTPAPAGLSDDEIAALPAAVEHDTPDTETIATLVDWANSAGLEQFAGREVTAADTLKNVLLKVRVPGGDWELLAIGVPGDREVDDKRLGAALEPAEYSLLEAADFAKYPFLVKGYIGPKALRDNGVRYLLDPRVVPGTAWITGADAPNRHVVGLVAGRDFTGDGTIEAADVRDGDPSPDGAGALVSARGIEIGHVFQLGRKYTDAFSADVLGEDGKPVRLTMGSYGIGVSRLVAVIAEQQHDELGLRWPASVSPFDVHLVIANKDEQARAGATELAAELDRRGLEILLDDRTASPGVKFKDAELLGVPWIVVVGRGWANGVVELRSRFTGETREIPVATAAQQIVAAIG from the coding sequence GTGATCACCCGCATGTCGGAACTGTTCCTGCGCACCCTTCGTGATGATCCGGCCGACGCCGAGGTCCCCAGCCACAAGCTGTTGATCCGGGCCGGCTACGTCCGCCCGATCGGCCCGGGCCTGTACAGCTGGCTGCCGCTGGGGCTGAAGGTGCTGCGCAAGATCGAAGGCATCGTCCGCGCGGAGATGAATGCCATCGGTGCCCAGGAGATCCTGTTCCCGGCGCTGCTGCCGCGGGCACCCTACGAGCAGACCGGACGCTGGACCGAATACGGTGACGGGCTGTTCCGCCTGCAGGACCGGCGCAAGAACGACTACCTGCTCGGTCCCACCCACGAGGAGCTGTTCACCCTCACGGTCAAGGGCGAATACAGCTCCTACAAGGACTTCCCGGTGGTGCTGTACCAGATCCAGGCCAAATACCGCGACGAGGCGCGGCCCCGCGCCGGCATCCTGCGCGGCCGGGAATTCATCATGAAGGACTCATACTCCTTCGACGTCGACGACGCCGGGCTGCAGCGCGCCTACGACGCGCACCGGGAGGCCTACCAGAAGATCTTCGACCGGCTGGGCCTGCGCTACGTGATCGTCTCCGCGGTGTCCGGCGCCATGGGCGGCAGCGCATCCGAGGAATTCCTGGCCGAGAGCGAGGTCGGCGAGGACACCTTCGTGCGCTGCCTGGAATCGGGCTACGCCGCCAACGTCGAGGCGGTGACGACACCGGCGCCGGCGGGTCTGTCCGACGACGAGATCGCTGCGCTGCCGGCGGCCGTCGAACACGACACCCCGGACACCGAAACCATTGCCACGCTGGTCGACTGGGCCAACTCTGCGGGGCTGGAGCAGTTCGCCGGCCGCGAGGTCACCGCCGCCGACACCCTGAAGAACGTCCTGCTGAAGGTGCGCGTGCCCGGCGGTGACTGGGAGCTGCTGGCCATCGGCGTGCCCGGGGACCGCGAGGTCGACGACAAGCGCCTCGGCGCCGCACTGGAGCCCGCCGAATACTCGCTGCTGGAGGCCGCCGACTTCGCGAAGTATCCCTTCCTGGTGAAGGGCTACATCGGACCGAAGGCGCTGCGCGACAACGGCGTCCGCTATCTGCTGGACCCGCGGGTGGTCCCCGGGACGGCGTGGATCACCGGTGCCGACGCGCCGAATCGGCACGTCGTGGGGCTGGTCGCCGGACGTGACTTCACCGGCGACGGCACCATCGAGGCCGCCGATGTGCGCGACGGTGACCCGTCGCCGGACGGTGCCGGCGCACTGGTCAGCGCACGCGGCATCGAGATCGGCCACGTCTTCCAGCTGGGACGCAAGTACACCGATGCGTTCTCCGCCGACGTGCTCGGCGAGGACGGCAAGCCGGTGCGGCTGACCATGGGCTCCTACGGAATCGGGGTGTCCCGGCTGGTGGCGGTGATCGCCGAACAGCAGCACGACGAGCTCGGCCTGCGCTGGCCGGCCAGCGTGTCGCCGTTCGACGTGCACCTGGTGATCGCCAACAAGGACGAGCAGGCGCGCGCGGGTGCGACCGAGCTGGCCGCTGAACTGGACCGCCGCGGCCTGGAGATTCTGCTCGACGACCGGACTGCCTCGCCGGGGGTGAAGTTCAAGGACGCCGAGTTGCTCGGTGTGCCGTGGATCGTCGTGGTCGGCCGCGGTTGGGCCAACGGCGTGGTGGAACTGCGCAGCCGGTTTACCGGGGAGACCCGGGAAATCCCGGTCGCCACCGCTGCGCAGCAGATCGTCGCCGCGATCGGGTAA
- a CDS encoding CaiB/BaiF CoA transferase family protein, with protein MAVNNGSLLEGVRVLDLATLAAAPLVATYLGEFGADVIKIEQPGSGDAIRTWGNQRNGVGLMWKSVGRNKRGVTANLRDPKGQELVKGLVKHADVVIVNTRPQTLRKWGLDYESLRAVNDKMIMLHITGFGLSGPKSERPGFGTLGEAMSGFANITGEADGPPTLPPFMLADGVASLNAAYAVMMALYHRDVHDGPGQLIDVNLIDPLSRLIEQTLLGYDQLGLVPTRAGNRWDISAPRNTYRTSDGKWLAMSGSSPALALRVFKAIGRDDMVTDGDFSDPQRRLARAVEIDEIVAGWVASKTLDEAMAVLDAAEVAAAPVYDITQLVADEQLRHREVFVKVDDDELGAMTVQAPVPRFSEAQGRVEHLGPKLGEHNAEVYGELLGLTATDLEQLRADGVL; from the coding sequence ATGGCGGTCAACAACGGTTCCCTCCTGGAGGGCGTACGGGTCCTGGATCTGGCGACGTTGGCGGCCGCACCTCTGGTGGCGACCTATCTCGGCGAATTCGGTGCCGACGTCATCAAGATCGAGCAACCCGGTTCGGGTGACGCGATCCGGACCTGGGGAAATCAACGCAACGGCGTCGGGCTGATGTGGAAGTCGGTGGGCCGCAACAAACGTGGCGTCACCGCTAACCTGCGCGACCCCAAAGGCCAAGAGCTGGTTAAGGGCCTGGTCAAACACGCCGACGTGGTGATCGTCAACACCCGGCCGCAGACGCTGCGCAAGTGGGGCCTGGACTACGAGAGCCTGCGCGCGGTCAACGACAAGATGATCATGTTGCACATCACCGGATTCGGGCTTTCCGGCCCGAAATCCGAGCGTCCCGGTTTCGGCACGCTCGGCGAGGCGATGAGTGGTTTCGCGAACATCACCGGCGAGGCCGACGGGCCTCCAACGCTGCCGCCGTTCATGCTGGCCGACGGCGTCGCCTCGCTCAACGCCGCGTACGCGGTGATGATGGCGCTGTATCACCGCGACGTGCACGACGGCCCCGGGCAGTTGATCGACGTGAACCTCATCGACCCGCTGTCCCGGCTGATCGAGCAGACCCTGCTCGGTTACGACCAGCTGGGCCTGGTGCCCACCCGCGCCGGAAACCGGTGGGACATCTCCGCGCCGCGCAATACCTACCGCACCTCCGACGGGAAGTGGCTGGCCATGTCCGGTAGCTCACCGGCGCTGGCGTTGCGGGTGTTCAAGGCCATCGGGCGCGACGACATGGTCACCGACGGCGACTTCTCCGACCCGCAACGACGGCTGGCCCGCGCCGTCGAGATCGACGAGATCGTCGCCGGCTGGGTGGCCTCGAAGACCCTCGACGAGGCGATGGCCGTCCTGGATGCCGCCGAGGTCGCCGCGGCGCCGGTCTACGACATCACCCAGTTGGTCGCCGACGAACAGCTGCGCCACCGCGAGGTCTTCGTCAAGGTCGACGACGACGAGCTCGGCGCGATGACGGTGCAGGCACCGGTGCCGCGATTCTCCGAGGCTCAGGGCCGGGTCGAGCACCTGGGGCCCAAGCTGGGTGAGCACAACGCCGAAGTCTACGGCGAGCTTCTGGGTTTGACCGCAACCGATTTGGAACAGCTGCGCGCCGACGGCGTGCTCTAG
- the egtA gene encoding ergothioneine biosynthesis glutamate--cysteine ligase EgtA, translating into MQTAEQMELAGSEEAVQQIIDGYLHDGIVGQVGLELEAHCVDPADPARRPGWAELTAIVESLPVLPGQAVPSIEPGGALELSGPPADGAATAIAAMAADHAVLRAACAQAGLGLVLLGADPLRPPRRIHPGRRYRAMECCFRALGHGTDGAAMMTSTAALQVNVDAGPRSGWPARLWLAHALGPVMIAITANSPMLGGARTGAVSERRRIWGRLDPARCAPVPDGADGWARYALGAPVLAAYAPDADGTGSANAGAAAGKPVTFADWADGRVRLHGRRPTADDLDEHLSTLFPPVRPRGWLEIRYLDAVPHDLWPAVVFTLATLLDDPLAAGRAAEAVEPVAGAWTTAARIGLADPALHTAVTRCVTVAAERAPSSLQPAMAGLVDRVEQRRCPADDFTDRVADAGLPAALAELARDQP; encoded by the coding sequence ATGCAGACCGCAGAGCAGATGGAGCTGGCCGGCTCCGAGGAGGCCGTCCAGCAGATCATCGATGGCTACCTGCACGACGGCATCGTCGGGCAGGTGGGCCTGGAACTGGAAGCGCACTGCGTCGACCCGGCCGATCCGGCGCGCCGACCGGGATGGGCGGAACTGACCGCGATCGTCGAGTCACTTCCGGTGCTGCCCGGTCAAGCCGTGCCCAGCATCGAACCCGGCGGTGCGCTGGAGCTCTCCGGGCCGCCGGCCGACGGCGCGGCGACTGCCATCGCGGCGATGGCCGCCGACCACGCCGTGCTGCGCGCCGCATGCGCGCAAGCGGGGCTGGGTCTGGTGCTGCTCGGCGCCGACCCGCTGCGTCCGCCGCGGCGCATCCATCCCGGGCGCCGATACCGCGCCATGGAGTGTTGCTTCCGTGCCCTCGGCCACGGGACCGACGGCGCGGCGATGATGACCTCCACCGCGGCGCTGCAGGTCAACGTCGATGCCGGTCCGCGATCGGGCTGGCCGGCCCGACTGTGGCTGGCACACGCGCTGGGCCCGGTGATGATCGCGATCACCGCCAATTCGCCGATGCTGGGCGGAGCCCGCACCGGTGCGGTGTCCGAGCGCCGGCGCATCTGGGGGCGCCTGGACCCGGCGCGCTGCGCACCGGTGCCCGACGGCGCCGACGGCTGGGCGCGCTACGCCCTGGGCGCACCGGTGCTGGCGGCCTACGCACCCGATGCCGACGGCACCGGTTCCGCCAACGCTGGTGCCGCAGCCGGGAAGCCGGTGACGTTCGCCGACTGGGCCGACGGTCGTGTTCGGCTGCACGGCCGCCGCCCGACCGCAGATGACCTCGACGAGCACCTCAGCACCCTGTTCCCCCCGGTACGCCCGCGGGGCTGGCTGGAGATCCGCTACCTCGACGCCGTCCCGCACGATCTCTGGCCGGCCGTGGTGTTCACGCTGGCGACCCTGCTCGACGACCCGCTCGCCGCGGGCCGGGCCGCCGAAGCCGTCGAACCCGTCGCCGGCGCTTGGACCACCGCGGCCCGGATCGGGCTGGCCGACCCGGCGCTGCACACCGCGGTCACCCGCTGCGTGACCGTCGCCGCCGAGCGCGCGCCGTCGTCGCTGCAGCCCGCTATGGCCGGGCTGGTGGACCGCGTCGAACAACGGCGCTGTCCCGCCGATGATTTCACCGATCGCGTGGCCGACGCCGGTTTGCCCGCAGCCCTGGCCGAACTCGCCCGGGACCAGCCGTGA